One part of the Fusobacterium pseudoperiodonticum genome encodes these proteins:
- the brxC gene encoding BREX system P-loop protein BrxC, with translation MSDLTIKNILQKDIERKINGVVKADSNEKDTVITELNEYVVTEEIRERLTKFFDKYVDSINFPTEDMGVWISGFFGSGKSHFLKMIGHILENNTYDGKKVVDFFKDKIDDAILMGNIEKAAEIPTDVILFNIDNVSDQDTYQNKDSIALAFLKKFNEYLGFTRDDIEIAEFERKLWEDEKLEEFKKAFEEESGKTWKDGNRNLDFYSDDFIDVVENLGIMSRESAERWLERDMVRSISAESFRDILENYLKIKGPKHRIVFLVDEIGQYIGDNSKLMLNLQTLVETLGVKFKGRVWVGVTSQQDLSSILNNSEHRKNDFSKIQDRFKTMLALSSGNIDEVIKKRLLIKKKIEGEDLEKIFDKKRVEIENLIHFEKTMTLPLYDDNKDFSETYPFVTYQFNLLQKVFEKVRNMGHSGQHMSRGERSLLSSFQEAGIKVKDKNIGILVPFNYFYESIEQFLEDNVRRPFIHARNEKGIDDFGLEVLKLLFLLKGINGIEPTLNNLTSFMIDSMDCDRIELEKKIKKALEKLEKEVLIQKDGENYYFLTNEEQDINREIEREDIDLKKIDEKIDSYIFKEIFTKNSILMEETGNKYNFTRTIDETIYGKTGEDLAITIFTERADDYDKVAIVGIRPESDLILRLAKDDETYRNEIKLFLKVESYIRNKQKDNERESIIRILEIKQRENKIRDRRIKNELERLIGEAEVFVYGQKQDIKTKDASKKIEESLKALANHRFHKAKLVKKPYDEAEIRNILSYVYDTEKNGVLFDIKKDVESNINSEAIKEVLERITLLEKRGDTPITLKNISEYYLRSPYGWGQLTINGLVGELWKYKLIDLQESKVLVTDENTATNLLTKLQNKNLEKIVISLREEIDPELIKKVNNLLKEIKTIKEDTGEVSLDSPKEDLLEILKRKIGIAKSYKIECEHTKYPGKKELTDWIDLLDEIILSKDNAEKTLKNFLEMEDELSKEYDKVDRVFDFFTSSKKERYDKAIEKINKIEEFKDYIGSLKETDAYKTIEEIMADKNIYERIREFDDLISELDKAKNELIEIEKTSLKEKVEKYKKDFSEKLKDNLEIIEKLKEKLNEFLEKEVNNKDNSNDMAIFMKSKKLENIVSKFEDEYKNYARKEIEKLESYLNEVAEDKTDIDELRKSIKSTYNNYKDEIAKSDIKNISVTIAKAIKDKEDFNAEINGKAKKKERVKLRKISINSKSNIESEDEAKEYILAIEKDIEKLKNEMLEAIKNNKIVDIG, from the coding sequence ATGTCTGATTTAACTATTAAAAATATTTTGCAAAAAGATATTGAAAGAAAAATTAATGGAGTTGTAAAGGCAGATAGTAATGAAAAAGACACTGTAATTACAGAATTAAATGAATATGTTGTTACAGAAGAAATTAGAGAAAGATTAACAAAATTTTTTGATAAATATGTTGATTCAATTAATTTTCCAACAGAGGATATGGGAGTATGGATTTCTGGTTTCTTTGGTTCAGGGAAATCACATTTTCTAAAAATGATAGGACATATTTTAGAAAACAATACCTATGATGGAAAAAAAGTTGTAGATTTTTTCAAAGATAAAATAGATGATGCAATTTTAATGGGAAATATTGAAAAAGCTGCTGAGATCCCAACTGATGTAATTTTATTTAATATAGATAATGTAAGTGACCAAGACACATATCAAAATAAAGATAGCATAGCACTTGCTTTTTTGAAAAAATTTAATGAATATTTAGGTTTTACAAGAGATGATATAGAAATAGCAGAATTTGAAAGAAAGCTTTGGGAAGATGAAAAATTAGAAGAATTCAAAAAAGCTTTTGAAGAAGAATCTGGAAAAACTTGGAAAGATGGAAATAGAAATTTAGATTTTTATTCAGATGACTTTATTGATGTTGTAGAAAATTTAGGAATTATGAGTAGAGAAAGTGCTGAAAGATGGCTTGAAAGAGATATGGTTAGATCTATAAGTGCTGAAAGTTTTAGGGATATACTTGAAAATTATTTAAAAATAAAAGGTCCTAAACACAGAATAGTTTTTTTAGTGGATGAAATAGGTCAATATATTGGTGATAATTCAAAACTTATGTTAAACTTACAAACCTTAGTTGAAACTTTGGGAGTTAAATTTAAAGGTAGAGTCTGGGTTGGAGTTACATCACAACAAGATTTAAGTTCAATACTAAATAATAGTGAACATAGAAAAAATGATTTCTCTAAAATTCAAGATAGATTTAAAACAATGCTTGCTTTATCAAGTGGAAATATTGATGAAGTTATTAAGAAAAGACTACTTATTAAGAAAAAAATTGAAGGAGAAGATTTAGAAAAAATCTTTGATAAAAAGAGAGTTGAAATTGAAAATTTAATACATTTTGAAAAAACAATGACATTACCTCTATATGATGATAATAAAGATTTTTCAGAAACATATCCTTTTGTTACTTATCAATTTAATTTACTACAAAAAGTATTTGAAAAAGTTAGAAATATGGGACATTCTGGGCAACATATGTCAAGAGGAGAAAGATCTTTATTGAGTTCATTCCAAGAAGCAGGAATAAAAGTAAAAGATAAAAATATAGGAATACTTGTGCCATTTAATTATTTCTATGAATCAATAGAACAATTTTTAGAAGACAATGTAAGAAGACCATTTATTCATGCAAGAAATGAAAAGGGAATAGATGACTTTGGTTTAGAAGTATTAAAACTTTTATTCTTATTAAAAGGAATTAATGGGATAGAACCTACTTTAAATAATTTAACAAGTTTTATGATAGATTCTATGGATTGTGATAGGATAGAACTTGAAAAGAAAATAAAAAAAGCATTAGAAAAACTAGAAAAAGAAGTTTTAATTCAAAAAGATGGAGAAAATTATTATTTTTTAACAAATGAAGAACAGGATATAAATAGAGAAATTGAAAGAGAAGATATTGATTTAAAGAAAATTGATGAAAAGATAGACTCATATATTTTTAAAGAAATATTTACAAAGAATAGTATTCTAATGGAAGAAACAGGAAATAAATATAATTTTACTAGAACTATTGATGAAACAATTTATGGTAAAACAGGAGAGGATTTAGCAATAACTATTTTTACTGAAAGAGCAGATGATTATGATAAAGTTGCTATTGTAGGGATAAGACCTGAAAGTGATTTAATATTAAGATTAGCAAAAGACGATGAAACTTATAGAAATGAAATTAAACTATTTTTAAAGGTGGAATCTTATATTAGAAATAAACAAAAAGATAATGAAAGAGAATCTATTATCAGAATACTAGAAATAAAACAAAGAGAAAATAAAATAAGAGACAGAAGAATTAAAAATGAATTAGAAAGACTTATAGGGGAAGCAGAAGTCTTTGTTTATGGACAAAAACAAGATATTAAAACAAAAGATGCTTCTAAAAAAATTGAAGAAAGTTTAAAAGCTTTAGCAAATCACAGATTTCATAAAGCAAAACTTGTTAAAAAGCCTTATGATGAAGCTGAAATAAGAAATATATTATCTTATGTTTATGACACAGAGAAAAATGGAGTATTGTTTGATATTAAAAAAGATGTTGAAAGTAATATAAATTCTGAAGCTATAAAAGAAGTATTAGAAAGAATAACATTACTTGAAAAAAGAGGAGATACCCCAATAACATTAAAAAATATAAGTGAATATTATTTGAGAAGTCCTTATGGTTGGGGACAACTTACAATCAATGGTTTAGTTGGAGAATTATGGAAATATAAGTTAATAGATTTACAGGAATCAAAAGTCCTTGTTACAGATGAGAATACTGCAACAAATTTGCTTACAAAATTACAAAATAAAAATCTTGAAAAAATTGTAATTTCATTAAGAGAAGAAATAGATCCTGAACTTATAAAAAAAGTTAATAATTTATTGAAAGAAATTAAAACAATTAAAGAAGACACAGGTGAAGTTAGTCTTGATTCTCCAAAAGAAGACTTGTTAGAGATATTAAAAAGAAAAATTGGAATAGCAAAGAGCTATAAAATAGAATGTGAACATACTAAGTATCCAGGGAAAAAAGAATTGACTGATTGGATAGACCTTTTAGATGAAATTATTTTATCTAAGGATAATGCTGAAAAAACTCTTAAAAATTTCTTAGAAATGGAAGATGAGCTATCAAAAGAATATGATAAGGTTGATAGAGTTTTTGATTTCTTTACAAGCTCTAAAAAAGAAAGATATGACAAAGCAATTGAAAAAATAAATAAAATTGAAGAGTTTAAAGATTATATTGGCAGTTTAAAAGAAACTGATGCCTATAAAACAATTGAAGAAATTATGGCTGATAAAAATATCTATGAAAGAATTAGAGAATTTGATGATTTAATTTCTGAATTAGATAAAGCCAAAAATGAACTTATAGAAATTGAAAAAACTTCTTTAAAAGAAAAAGTTGAAAAGTATAAAAAAGATTTTTCTGAAAAATTAAAAGACAATCTAGAAATAATAGAAAAATTAAAAGAAAAGTTAAATGAATTTTTAGAAAAAGAAGTTAATAATAAAGATAATTCTAATGATATGGCAATATTTATGAAATCTAAAAAATTAGAGAATATCGTTTCTAAATTTGAAGATGAATATAAAAATTATGCTAGAAAAGAAATTGAGAAATTAGAATCATATCTTAATGAAGTTGCAGAAGATAAAACTGATATTGATGAGCTTAGAAAAAGTATAAAATCTACATACAATAATTATAAAGATGAAATAGCTAAAAGTGATATTAAAAATATCAGTGTAACTATTGCAAAAGCAATTAAGGATAAAGAAGATTTTAATGCTGAAATTAATGGAAAAGCTAAGAAAAAAGAAAGAGTGAAATTAAGAAAAATTTCTATAAATTCAAAAAGTAATATAGAAAGTGAAGATGAAGCAAAAGAATATATTTTAGCTATTGAGAAAGATATTGAAAAGTTAAAAAATGAAATGCTTGAAGCTATTAAAAATAATAAGATTGTTGATATTGGATAA
- a CDS encoding YwaF family protein, which translates to MGDKFVLFSEPHLITMGIGFGVCFLLIFLGFFTERKQAFAKIIAVLVLGVKIAELIYRYKYYGESVAQLLPLHLCPMVIIISIFMMFFHSEVLFQPVYFWCMGAFFAIIMPDIKEGMHDFASQSFFITHFFILFSAAYAFIHFRFRPNKAGFILSFLLLVSLAFAMYFVNIKLGTNYLFVNRPPSSAAKLIDYVGPWPYYLYSIVGIYILLSFILYLPFKRNKKSKYGSWKKY; encoded by the coding sequence TTGGGTGATAAGTTTGTTTTATTTAGTGAGCCACATTTAATAACAATGGGGATAGGTTTTGGAGTCTGTTTTTTATTAATATTTTTAGGCTTTTTTACTGAACGAAAACAAGCATTTGCAAAAATTATTGCAGTTCTTGTATTAGGAGTAAAAATTGCTGAGTTAATATACAGGTATAAATATTATGGTGAATCTGTAGCACAACTTTTACCATTACATTTATGCCCAATGGTAATAATAATTTCTATATTTATGATGTTCTTTCACAGTGAAGTTTTATTTCAGCCAGTTTATTTTTGGTGTATGGGAGCATTTTTTGCAATAATTATGCCTGATATAAAAGAAGGAATGCATGACTTTGCTTCTCAAAGCTTTTTTATAACTCATTTCTTTATCTTGTTTAGTGCAGCCTATGCCTTTATACATTTTAGATTTAGACCAAATAAAGCTGGTTTCATCTTATCATTTTTATTATTAGTAAGCTTGGCATTTGCAATGTATTTTGTTAATATTAAATTAGGAACAAATTATTTATTTGTTAATCGTCCACCATCATCAGCAGCGAAATTGATTGATTATGTAGGACCATGGCCTTATTATTTATACTCTATTGTGGGTATATATATATTATTAAGCTTTATTTTATATTTACCATTTAAAAGAAATAAAAAATCAAAATATGGTAGTTGGAAAAAATATTAA
- the groL gene encoding chaperonin GroEL (60 kDa chaperone family; promotes refolding of misfolded polypeptides especially under stressful conditions; forms two stacked rings of heptamers to form a barrel-shaped 14mer; ends can be capped by GroES; misfolded proteins enter the barrel where they are refolded when GroES binds) — MAKIINFNDEARKKLETGVNILADAVKVTLGPRGRNVVLEKSYGAPLITNDGVTIAKEIELEDPFENMGAALVKEVAIKSNDVAGDGTTTATILAQAIVKEGLKMLSAGANPIFLKKGIELAAKEAIEVLKDKAKKIESNEEISQVASISAGDEEIGKLIAQAMEKVGETGVITVEEAKSLETTLETVEGMQFDKGYVSPYMVTDSERMTAELDNPLILLTDKKITSMKELLPLLEQTVQMSKPVLIVADDIEGEALTTLVINKLRGTLNVVAVKAPAFGDRRKAILEDIAILTGGEVISEEKGMKLEEASIEQLGRAKTVKVTKDLTVIVDGAGEQKDISARVNLIKSQIEETTSDYDKEKLQERLAKLSGGVAVIKVGAATEVEMKDKKLRIEDALNATRAAVEEGIVAGGGTILLDIIDSMKEFNETGEIAMGIEIVKRALEAPIKQIAENCGLNGGVVLEKVRMSPKGFGFDAKNEKYVNMIESGIIDPAKVTRAAIQNSTSVASLLLTTEVVIAHKKEEEKASMGAGGMMPGMM, encoded by the coding sequence ATGGCAAAAATTATAAATTTTAATGATGAAGCTAGAAAAAAATTAGAAACAGGAGTAAATATTCTTGCTGATGCAGTAAAAGTTACTCTAGGACCTAGAGGAAGAAATGTTGTTCTAGAAAAATCTTATGGTGCTCCTTTAATTACAAATGATGGAGTAACAATTGCTAAAGAAATAGAGTTAGAAGATCCTTTTGAAAATATGGGAGCAGCTTTAGTTAAAGAAGTTGCAATTAAATCAAATGATGTTGCAGGAGATGGTACAACAACTGCAACAATTTTAGCACAAGCTATTGTTAAAGAAGGATTAAAAATGCTAAGTGCTGGAGCAAACCCTATTTTCTTAAAGAAAGGAATAGAACTTGCTGCTAAAGAAGCTATTGAAGTTTTAAAAGATAAAGCTAAAAAAATTGAATCTAATGAAGAAATATCTCAAGTTGCGTCAATTTCAGCTGGAGATGAAGAAATAGGAAAGTTAATAGCACAAGCTATGGAAAAAGTTGGAGAAACAGGAGTTATAACAGTTGAAGAAGCAAAATCTTTAGAAACAACTTTAGAAACTGTTGAAGGAATGCAATTTGATAAAGGATATGTTTCTCCATATATGGTAACAGATTCTGAAAGAATGACAGCTGAATTAGATAATCCATTAATCTTATTAACAGATAAAAAAATTACTTCTATGAAAGAACTTTTACCTTTGTTAGAACAAACAGTTCAAATGTCTAAACCTGTTTTAATAGTTGCTGATGATATAGAAGGAGAAGCTCTAACTACTCTTGTTATAAATAAATTAAGAGGAACTTTAAATGTTGTTGCCGTTAAGGCACCTGCTTTTGGAGACAGAAGAAAAGCCATACTTGAAGATATAGCTATACTAACAGGTGGAGAAGTTATATCTGAAGAAAAAGGAATGAAATTAGAAGAAGCTTCTATAGAACAATTAGGAAGAGCTAAGACTGTTAAAGTTACAAAAGATTTAACTGTAATTGTTGATGGTGCTGGAGAACAAAAAGATATATCTGCCAGAGTTAATTTAATAAAGAGTCAAATTGAAGAAACTACTTCTGACTATGATAAAGAAAAATTACAAGAAAGATTAGCAAAACTATCTGGAGGAGTTGCTGTTATAAAAGTTGGAGCTGCTACAGAAGTTGAAATGAAAGATAAGAAATTAAGAATAGAAGATGCTTTAAATGCAACAAGAGCTGCAGTTGAAGAAGGAATAGTTGCTGGTGGAGGAACAATTCTATTAGATATAATTGATTCTATGAAAGAATTCAATGAAACTGGTGAAATTGCTATGGGTATTGAAATTGTAAAAAGAGCCTTAGAAGCTCCTATTAAACAAATAGCAGAAAACTGTGGATTAAATGGTGGTGTAGTTTTAGAAAAAGTAAGAATGTCACCTAAAGGTTTTGGATTTGACGCTAAAAATGAAAAATATGTTAATATGATAGAATCTGGAATTATAGATCCTGCAAAAGTTACGAGAGCTGCAATACAAAATTCTACTTCTGTTGCTTCATTACTTTTAACTACAGAAGTTGTTATAGCACATAAAAAAGAAGAAGAAAAAGCTTCAATGGGTGCTGGTGGAATGATGCCAGGAATGATGTAA
- a CDS encoding AAA family ATPase has product MLIEFKVEGFKNFEKELIFDLSKTRNYTFSENALKDGVVKTGLIYGINGSGKSNLGSAIFDIILHLTEKEKLINLYSHYLNLSNNNIMAKFYYKFKFEDDILEYEYQKDKPQNLVREVLKINDVLISDYNYITNEAKLNLEGTENLNKNLNGNNISFIKYINNNINPKEDNEQFKIKKIIEKFISFVDNMLFFASLNGNFYQGFKKGVENLHEIILSKGKLKDFENFLKEAGIDYKLIEKKIGKDRRIYCKFKSGEVDFFEIASKGTCSLTLFYSWLIGLDEVSFVFIDEFDAFYHIDLAKRVVEELLKLNVQAILTTHDTTIMTNDLLRPDCYFVLSEGKIKSLPDLTEKELRQAHNLEKMYRAGAFNE; this is encoded by the coding sequence ATGTTAATAGAATTTAAAGTAGAAGGATTTAAAAATTTTGAAAAAGAATTAATTTTTGATTTGAGTAAAACGAGAAACTATACTTTTAGTGAAAATGCACTAAAGGATGGAGTAGTTAAAACAGGGTTAATATATGGAATTAATGGAAGTGGAAAATCAAATTTAGGTTCAGCTATTTTTGATATAATTTTACATTTAACAGAAAAAGAAAAGCTTATTAATCTATATAGCCATTATTTAAATCTTTCTAATAACAATATTATGGCAAAATTTTATTATAAATTTAAGTTTGAAGATGATATTTTAGAATATGAATATCAGAAAGATAAACCACAAAATTTAGTGAGAGAAGTTTTAAAAATAAATGATGTATTAATATCAGATTATAACTATATTACAAACGAAGCTAAATTAAATTTAGAAGGAACAGAAAATTTGAATAAAAATCTTAATGGAAATAATATTTCTTTTATAAAATATATTAATAATAATATAAATCCCAAAGAAGATAACGAACAGTTTAAAATAAAAAAAATTATTGAAAAATTTATAAGTTTTGTAGATAATATGCTATTTTTTGCTTCTCTTAATGGAAACTTTTATCAAGGTTTTAAAAAAGGTGTTGAAAATCTTCATGAAATAATATTGAGCAAAGGAAAATTAAAAGATTTTGAAAATTTCTTAAAAGAAGCTGGAATAGATTATAAGTTAATAGAAAAAAAAATTGGAAAAGATAGAAGAATATACTGTAAATTCAAAAGTGGAGAAGTTGATTTTTTTGAAATTGCCTCAAAAGGAACATGCTCTTTGACTTTATTCTATTCATGGCTAATAGGATTAGATGAAGTTTCTTTTGTCTTTATAGATGAATTTGATGCTTTTTATCACATAGATTTAGCAAAAAGAGTTGTAGAAGAATTACTTAAATTAAATGTACAAGCTATTTTAACTACTCATGATACAACTATAATGACTAATGATTTATTAAGACCAGATTGTTATTTTGTATTGTCAGAAGGAAAAATAAAATCTCTTCCAGACTTGACAGAAAAAGAATTAAGACAAGCACATAATTTAGAAAAGATGTATAGAGCTGGTGCTTTTAATGAATAA
- the pepF gene encoding oligoendopeptidase F, protein MKDRKTIEQKYKWNLNDIYENYDMWESDLEKFEKLAKEVPKYKGQIKNNSEKFVELELLMEKIARLLDRLYLYPYMLKDLDSTDETTSIKMQEIEMVYTKFATETAWIAPEMLEIPEETMNEWIKKHPELEERRFGLSEMYRLRKHVLSEDKEQLLSHFSQFMGSSSDIYGELSISDMKWNTVKLSTGEELAVSNGVYSKILATNRNQEDRKLAFEALYKSYENSKNTFAAIYRAIIQQNVASCNARSYESCLDRALENKNIPKEVYFSLVNSAQENTAPLRRYIELRKKALKLKEYHYYDNSINIVEYNKVFKYDDAKEIVLNSVKPLGEDYQAKMKRAISEGWLDVFETKNKRSGAYSINIYDVHPYMLLNYQETMDAVFTLAHELGHTLHSMHSSEAQPYSTADYTIFVAEVASTFNERLLLDYMLENSDDSLEKIALLEQALGNIVGTYYIQTLFASYEYEAHKMIEEYKAITPDILSDIMYNLFKKYFGESITIDELQKIIWSRIPHFFRSPFYVYQYATSFASSAKLYENLKTNPESREKYLTLLKSGGNNHPMEQLKLAGVDLTKKESFDSVAKEFDRLLDVLEEELKKINLI, encoded by the coding sequence ATGAAAGATAGAAAAACAATAGAACAAAAATATAAATGGAATTTGAATGATATTTATGAAAATTATGATATGTGGGAAAGCGATTTAGAAAAATTTGAAAAACTTGCTAAAGAAGTTCCTAAATATAAAGGACAAATAAAAAATAACTCTGAAAAATTTGTTGAGTTAGAATTATTGATGGAAAAAATAGCAAGATTATTAGATAGACTTTATCTTTATCCATATATGTTAAAAGATTTAGATTCTACTGATGAAACAACATCAATAAAAATGCAAGAAATAGAAATGGTTTATACAAAATTTGCCACTGAAACTGCTTGGATAGCTCCTGAAATGTTAGAAATACCTGAAGAAACTATGAATGAATGGATAAAGAAACATCCAGAATTAGAAGAAAGAAGATTTGGACTTAGTGAAATGTATAGATTAAGAAAGCATGTTTTATCAGAAGATAAGGAACAATTACTTTCACATTTCTCTCAATTTATGGGATCATCTTCTGATATATATGGAGAACTTTCTATATCAGATATGAAATGGAATACTGTAAAATTATCTACAGGTGAAGAACTAGCTGTGTCAAATGGAGTTTATTCAAAAATTTTAGCAACTAATAGAAATCAAGAAGATAGAAAATTAGCTTTTGAAGCACTATATAAAAGCTATGAAAACAGCAAAAATACTTTTGCAGCAATATACAGAGCTATTATTCAACAAAATGTTGCTTCTTGTAATGCAAGAAGTTATGAATCTTGTCTTGATAGAGCTTTAGAAAATAAGAACATTCCAAAAGAAGTTTATTTTTCTTTAGTTAATTCAGCTCAAGAAAATACAGCTCCTTTAAGAAGATATATAGAACTTAGAAAGAAAGCTTTAAAATTAAAAGAATATCATTATTATGACAACAGTATTAACATAGTTGAGTATAACAAAGTATTTAAATATGATGATGCTAAAGAAATAGTTTTAAATTCAGTTAAACCTTTAGGAGAGGATTATCAAGCAAAAATGAAAAGAGCTATAAGCGAAGGTTGGCTTGATGTATTTGAAACTAAAAATAAAAGAAGTGGAGCTTACTCTATAAATATATATGATGTTCACCCATATATGCTTTTGAACTATCAAGAAACTATGGATGCTGTATTTACTCTAGCACATGAATTAGGACATACTCTTCATAGTATGCACTCAAGTGAAGCTCAACCTTATTCAACAGCAGATTACACTATATTTGTTGCTGAAGTAGCTTCTACTTTTAATGAAAGACTACTTTTAGATTATATGCTAGAAAACTCAGATGACAGCTTAGAAAAAATTGCTTTACTGGAACAAGCATTAGGAAATATAGTTGGAACTTACTATATACAAACTCTTTTTGCTAGCTATGAATATGAAGCACATAAGATGATAGAAGAATATAAGGCAATTACTCCTGATATTTTAAGTGATATCATGTATAATTTATTTAAAAAATATTTTGGAGAAAGCATAACAATAGATGAACTACAAAAGATAATTTGGTCAAGAATACCTCATTTCTTTAGATCACCTTTCTATGTTTATCAATATGCAACTTCTTTTGCAAGTTCAGCAAAGTTATATGAAAATTTAAAAACTAATCCTGAAAGCAGAGAAAAATACTTAACTCTTCTTAAATCAGGTGGAAATAATCACCCTATGGAACAATTAAAATTAGCTGGGGTTGATTTAACTAAGAAAGAATCTTTTGATTCTGTTGCAAAAGAATTTGATAGATTATTAGATGTTTTAGAAGAAGAATTAAAAAAGATTAACTTAATATAA
- a CDS encoding toxin-antitoxin system YwqK family antitoxin: MKRKLLLVAFALLFSVSAISNSQEIRKKDLRIVEKLYYLKDSDVPFTGKVTEGRDRLYYLNGKQDGKWISFYKNGNIKSIINWKDGKLNGKYIIYENNGMKSTETVYKDGKENGDYFLYNTNGTYRTKGAYIMGKPVGLWEYYDKDGKLKDKAIVN, encoded by the coding sequence TTGAAAAGAAAATTATTGTTAGTTGCCTTTGCTTTACTTTTTTCTGTTTCTGCAATTTCAAATTCTCAAGAAATTAGAAAAAAAGATTTAAGAATAGTTGAAAAACTTTATTATCTTAAAGATTCTGATGTTCCTTTCACTGGTAAAGTAACTGAAGGGAGAGATAGACTTTATTATTTAAATGGAAAGCAAGATGGTAAATGGATAAGCTTCTATAAAAATGGAAATATTAAATCTATTATAAATTGGAAAGATGGTAAATTAAATGGAAAATATATCATCTATGAAAACAATGGAATGAAGTCTACAGAAACTGTTTATAAAGATGGTAAGGAAAATGGTGATTACTTTTTATATAATACTAATGGAACTTATCGTACAAAAGGTGCTTATATAATGGGAAAACCTGTAGGTTTATGGGAATATTATGATAAAGATGGTAAATTAAAAGATAAAGCTATAGTAAACTGA
- a CDS encoding co-chaperone GroES gives MNIRPIGERVLIKPIKKEEKTKSGILLSSKTAPAEKPNQAEVIALGKGEKLEGIKVGDKVIFNRFSGNEIEDGEEKYLVVNAEDILAVIE, from the coding sequence ATGAATATTAGACCCATTGGAGAAAGAGTTTTAATAAAACCAATTAAAAAAGAAGAAAAAACTAAGAGTGGAATTTTACTTAGCTCAAAGACTGCTCCTGCTGAAAAACCTAATCAAGCAGAAGTTATTGCTTTAGGTAAAGGAGAAAAATTAGAAGGAATAAAAGTTGGAGACAAAGTAATTTTCAATAGATTCTCAGGAAATGAAATAGAAGATGGAGAAGAAAAATATTTAGTAGTAAATGCTGAAGATATTTTAGCAGTTATCGAATAA
- a CDS encoding ribonuclease H family protein, which produces MAKQKYYAYFFDDKRNGIVESWTECEKIVKGTKARYKSFIDKAVAQNWLDSGANYERKISSTTPINTKLEKGIYFDSGTGRGIGVEVRITDENKVSFLETLPKETLKKILKGTNWTVNEYGNIYLGANRTNNFGELVGLYFALEIAKIIDCSLISGDSRLVIDYWSLGHFHENNLELDTISYINKVIVMRKEFEKNKGVIKHISGDINPADLGFHK; this is translated from the coding sequence ATGGCTAAGCAAAAATATTATGCTTATTTTTTTGATGATAAGCGTAATGGAATTGTGGAAAGTTGGACTGAATGTGAAAAGATAGTAAAGGGTACAAAGGCTAGATATAAGTCTTTTATAGATAAAGCTGTTGCACAGAATTGGCTAGATAGTGGTGCAAATTATGAAAGAAAAATAAGTTCGACTACTCCAATAAATACTAAATTAGAAAAGGGAATATACTTTGATTCAGGAACTGGAAGAGGAATAGGAGTTGAAGTAAGAATTACTGATGAAAATAAAGTGAGCTTTTTAGAAACTTTACCAAAAGAAACTCTCAAAAAAATATTAAAAGGTACAAATTGGACAGTAAATGAGTATGGAAATATTTATTTAGGTGCAAATAGAACTAATAATTTTGGTGAACTTGTAGGACTTTATTTTGCATTAGAAATTGCAAAAATTATAGATTGCTCTCTAATTTCTGGAGATAGTCGTTTAGTAATAGACTATTGGTCTTTAGGACATTTTCATGAAAATAATTTAGAGTTAGATACAATTTCTTATATAAATAAAGTAATTGTTATGAGAAAAGAATTTGAAAAAAATAAAGGAGTGATAAAGCATATTTCTGGAGATATTAATCCAGCAGATTTAGGTTTTCATAAATAG